One candidate division KSB1 bacterium DNA window includes the following coding sequences:
- a CDS encoding co-chaperone GroES, giving the protein RVVVKPLEVEEAKVGNIYIPDTAKEKPMQGEVVAVGPGKITETGQKIPMEVKVGQKVLYGKYSGTEVTIDGEDYLIMRESDIFAIL; this is encoded by the coding sequence ATCGAGTCGTTGTGAAGCCGCTCGAAGTTGAAGAAGCCAAAGTCGGCAATATTTACATTCCGGACACGGCAAAGGAAAAACCCATGCAGGGTGAAGTCGTAGCCGTCGGTCCCGGCAAAATTACCGAGACCGGTCAAAAGATTCCCATGGAGGTCAAAGTAGGACAAAAAGTGCTCTACGGCAAATATTCGGGCACTGAAGTGACGATTGACGGTGAAGATTATTTGATCATGCGGGAAAGCGATATTTTCGCAATTCTTTGA